From a region of the Suncus etruscus isolate mSunEtr1 chromosome 11, mSunEtr1.pri.cur, whole genome shotgun sequence genome:
- the LOC126023021 gene encoding retinol dehydrogenase 16-like, whose amino-acid sequence MWLYLLVLAVLYHLVHWYRKSQVVNQLQDKYVFITGCDSGFGNLLAKQLDLRGFRVLAACLTEKGAKMLQEQTSDKLDTVILDVTKSESIAAATQWVKERTGDRGLWGLVNNAGISTPSAPNEWLTRQNFMKILDVNLLGVIDITLSLMPLLRKAQGRVVNVSSVMGRVSIIGGGYCISKYGIEAFSDSLRREVSFFGVKVAIIEPGYFKTAVTNTEKVSQSLQNAWDQASPEVKDLYGKKFVTSNANLLQKLSSKLSTDMSLVTNCMEHALTSRYPCTRYSAGWDAKLIFIPMSYMPTFLVDTLVKWVSIKPAKAL is encoded by the exons ATGTGGCTGTACCTGTTGGTCCTAGCGGTCCTGTATCACCTTGTGCACTGGTACCGGAAAAGTCAGGTGGTGAACCAACTGCAGGACAAATATGTCTTCATCACGGGCTGTGATTCAGGCTTTGGGAACCTGCTGGCCAAACAACTGGACCTGAGAGGCTTTAGGGTTCTGGCTGCATGTCTAACTGAGAAGGGGGCTAAGATGCTGCAAGAGCAGACATCAGACAAGCTGGACACAGTAATACTGGATGTCACAAAGTCAGAGAGCATCGCTGCAGCCACCCAGTGGGTGAAGGAGCGCACAGGAGACAGAG GTCTCTGGGGGTTGGTGAACAATGCTGGTATTTCAACACCCTCGGCTCCCAATGAGTGGCTGACCAGACAGAACTTCATGAAGATACTGGATGTGAATCTTCTGGgggtgattgacatcaccctgaGTCTGATGCCCCTGCTGAGAAAAGCCCAGGGCCGTGTTGTCAATGTCTCTAGTGTCATGGGTCGTGTGTCCATTATTGGAGGTGGCTACTGCATCTCCAAGTATGGCATTGAGGCCTTCTCAGACAGCCTCAG GAGGGAAGTTTCTTTCTTCGGGGTGAAAGTGGCTATAATTGAGCCTGGATACTTCAAAACTGCTGTGACCAATACTGAGAAAGTATCTCAGAGCCTTCAGAATGCGTGGGATCAAGCCAGTCCAGAAGTCAAGGACCTCTATGGGAAAAAGTTCGTGACATCTA ATGCAAACTTACTTCAGAAGCTTAGTTCAAAGCTGTCTACGGATATGTCTTTGGTGACGAACTGCATGGAACATGCACTGACTTCCCGTTACCCTTGTACCCGATACTCAGCTGGCTGGGATGCCAAACTGATCTTCATCCCCATGAGCTACATGCCAACCTTTCTGGTGGATACCTTGGTGAAATGGGTGTCCATAAAGCCTGCCAAAGCCCTGTAA